In one Mucilaginibacter sp. PAMB04168 genomic region, the following are encoded:
- a CDS encoding RagB/SusD family nutrient uptake outer membrane protein, translating into MKIKYILCVLFFSALTAGSCKQDILDLKPLNGFSETDVFADAALLTQYVNGVYRGMGHPFGGEGDKFIEGMTDDGYNQHGGTTNPYRLYTAGEIGSDQGESLNDNLWSNSYNQIRRVNLFFEKTTNSTIPAAQLQALGGEMRFLRAFFYARLMIWYGGVPLITETYNLGQESYDVSRNTPDEIAAFVVRECDLAAAVLPSFTATDYGKASREAALALKARTLLYAASPLFNPNNEQARWIAARDANKVVMDLTSINNITNADDYGNVFNGKSRNDVILSRSFTQNNAHGGGEWGINMWFYPGSMNGWGTLVPTQDLVNAYEMTNGKLPSDPTSGFNISNPYTNRDPRFAKTILYQGATIFDPEQKLNRELQYFYDKNDPTNTAKNGIDGKGGPNQPWNNSPTAYNFRKFLDEGKRAQQKGADENLSPWIYFRKSEFYLNYAEAQIALNNEGEARSALNTIRSRYGMPAITEGGAALVQRYRNERRVELVIEQHRFHDMRRWKLGAAVFAKPALGALILKNGNTFEYNLTNVVDNTRKFVEKMNLVPIPFSEIQRSHGKLVQNPGY; encoded by the coding sequence ATGAAAATTAAATATATACTTTGTGTTCTGTTTTTCAGTGCTTTAACAGCAGGCTCATGTAAACAGGATATCCTTGACTTAAAACCGCTTAACGGTTTCAGCGAAACCGACGTATTTGCAGATGCTGCATTGCTCACACAATATGTTAACGGCGTTTACCGGGGTATGGGCCACCCGTTTGGAGGCGAGGGTGATAAATTTATAGAAGGTATGACCGACGATGGGTACAACCAGCATGGCGGCACTACCAACCCATATCGCCTTTATACGGCAGGGGAGATAGGAAGCGACCAGGGGGAATCTTTAAACGATAATTTATGGTCAAACAGCTATAACCAGATCAGGAGAGTAAATTTGTTTTTTGAAAAAACTACAAATTCTACTATACCCGCCGCGCAGTTGCAGGCACTTGGTGGAGAGATGCGTTTCTTACGCGCATTTTTTTATGCCCGTTTAATGATCTGGTACGGCGGCGTACCTTTAATCACCGAAACTTACAACCTTGGGCAGGAAAGTTATGATGTGTCGCGTAACACACCTGATGAAATTGCTGCATTTGTAGTGCGCGAGTGCGATTTGGCTGCGGCAGTGTTGCCATCTTTTACTGCAACAGATTATGGCAAAGCGAGCCGTGAAGCTGCACTTGCGCTAAAAGCCCGCACATTGCTTTATGCTGCAAGCCCGTTGTTTAACCCTAATAACGAGCAGGCACGGTGGATAGCCGCCCGCGATGCCAATAAAGTGGTTATGGATCTAACCTCCATAAATAATATAACTAATGCCGATGATTATGGTAACGTTTTTAACGGTAAAAGCCGTAACGACGTTATCCTTTCGCGCAGCTTTACTCAAAATAATGCGCACGGCGGCGGCGAATGGGGGATAAACATGTGGTTTTACCCGGGATCGATGAACGGCTGGGGAACACTTGTGCCGACTCAGGATCTGGTAAACGCTTATGAAATGACCAACGGAAAATTGCCGTCTGATCCAACCTCAGGCTTCAACATCAGTAACCCGTATACTAACCGCGACCCACGGTTTGCTAAAACCATTTTATACCAGGGTGCCACTATTTTTGACCCTGAGCAAAAATTAAATCGCGAATTGCAGTATTTTTATGATAAAAACGATCCTACTAATACTGCTAAAAACGGTATAGACGGAAAAGGCGGGCCAAACCAACCTTGGAATAATTCACCTACGGCTTACAACTTTCGTAAGTTTTTGGATGAGGGCAAAAGGGCTCAGCAAAAAGGCGCTGATGAAAACTTGAGTCCATGGATCTATTTCCGCAAGTCTGAGTTTTACCTTAACTATGCCGAAGCCCAGATTGCATTAAACAATGAAGGCGAGGCGCGTAGCGCACTAAATACGATAAGGAGCCGTTACGGAATGCCGGCTATTACCGAGGGCGGTGCAGCACTGGTGCAACGCTACCGCAATGAAAGACGTGTAGAATTGGTGATTGAACAACACCGCTTTCATGATATGCGCCGTTGGAAACTGGGTGCTGCAGTTTTTGCTAAGCCAGCGTTGGGTGCGCTTATTTTGAAAAATGGCAATACGTTTGAATACAATTTAACTAACGTGGTCGACAACACGCGTAAGTTTGTTGAAAAGATGAACCTGGTGCCAATCCCATTCTCTGAAATTCAACGCAGTCATGGTAAATTAGTTCAAAATCCTGGATATTAA
- a CDS encoding RNA polymerase sigma-70 factor, which translates to MTKASNDDSLQTLWLNVCHHSDAASYEIIFHLLNAPLIKFSIQYVHTRQVAEEIVIDVFLKYWNKRTELTHVINPKTYLYTAVKNQSLNYLKKFSLVRYVELDQSGKYELIDTADPQLIMEKKELFKKLDDTIESLPPQSRMVFKLIKDDGLKYKEVAQLLEISPKTVQNHLFSAISKLNKRLKIYMERAAAK; encoded by the coding sequence ATGACTAAGGCCAGTAACGATGATAGCCTACAGACGCTTTGGCTCAATGTGTGCCATCATAGTGATGCTGCGTCATACGAAATCATATTTCACTTACTAAATGCACCTTTAATTAAATTCAGTATCCAGTATGTACACACCCGTCAGGTGGCTGAAGAAATCGTAATCGATGTTTTTCTCAAGTACTGGAACAAAAGGACTGAACTTACCCATGTAATTAATCCAAAAACTTACTTATATACGGCTGTTAAAAATCAATCTTTAAACTATCTTAAAAAGTTCTCGCTGGTGCGCTATGTAGAACTCGATCAATCCGGCAAATATGAACTGATTGACACTGCAGACCCCCAGCTCATCATGGAGAAAAAAGAACTCTTTAAAAAGCTTGATGATACAATAGAGAGTTTACCGCCACAATCACGCATGGTTTTTAAGTTAATAAAGGATGATGGCCTAAAATATAAAGAAGTAGCTCAACTGTTAGAAATTTCCCCTAAAACCGTCCAAAACCATTTATTCTCAGCAATTTCAAAACTCAACAAACGACTGAAAATTTATATGGAAAGGGCCGCGGCTAAATAA
- a CDS encoding beta-galactosidase: MIINLFLRKNNFFNRLLSSLLILTLAISFKQSAAQSKHTFALGDTDFLLDGKPLQMISGEMHCARVPREYWRDRMKMAKAMGLNTIGTYVFWNAHEAQKGKFDFSGNNDIAEFVRVAQQEGLWVVLRPSPYACAEWEFGGYPWWLLKDSTLKVRSKDTRFISAYTNYINNLAKQLVPLQVTHGGNILMIQIENEYGSYSDDKSYLDLNRKIFRDAGFDGVLFTCDGADQMPKGYLPGYLPAVNGLENPAEVKALINKYHNGKGPYYVAEWYPGWFDNWGKKHARVPAERAAQKLDDILAAGISINMYMFHGGTTRDFMNGANMNVNDPYSPQVSSYDYDAPLDEAGNPTPKYYKFREVISRYLPKGQTLPPVPANKTAKAINNIKLSAYANVFSYLPKAVTNERTLTFEDLNQAYGFVLYRTKVSSKGMLKLKDLRDYAIIYLNGKQIATLDRRLKQDSVMLANVPANATLDILVENNGRINYGPYLADNRHGITKMASLNGKELLNWNMYRLPFTNLSTFKYAAKPFTATAPGLYKGTFTLTTTADTYLDMRSFGKGFVFLNGHNLGKYWQIGPQQTLYVPAGWLKKGKNEVIVFDELKNGHRILNAIDHAILDQNITN; encoded by the coding sequence ATGATTATAAATCTATTTCTACGCAAGAATAACTTTTTCAACCGTTTACTGTCGAGTTTATTGATACTTACATTAGCCATAAGTTTTAAACAATCAGCGGCACAATCAAAACACACTTTTGCCTTAGGTGATACCGATTTCCTGCTTGATGGCAAACCTCTGCAAATGATATCGGGCGAGATGCACTGTGCCCGTGTACCCCGCGAATACTGGCGAGACCGTATGAAGATGGCAAAAGCAATGGGGCTTAATACCATTGGCACTTATGTATTCTGGAATGCGCACGAAGCTCAAAAAGGGAAGTTTGACTTCAGCGGTAATAATGACATTGCCGAATTTGTAAGAGTAGCTCAGCAGGAAGGTCTGTGGGTAGTGCTCAGGCCCAGCCCCTATGCCTGCGCCGAGTGGGAGTTTGGCGGTTATCCCTGGTGGTTGCTTAAAGATAGCACCTTGAAAGTTAGGAGTAAAGACACCCGATTTATTTCCGCTTATACCAACTATATAAACAACCTGGCGAAGCAATTAGTGCCTCTGCAGGTAACCCATGGCGGCAATATCCTTATGATACAAATTGAGAATGAGTATGGATCATATAGCGACGATAAGAGCTACCTCGATTTGAACCGCAAAATTTTCCGCGATGCCGGTTTTGATGGTGTTTTATTTACCTGCGATGGGGCAGACCAGATGCCGAAAGGTTATTTACCGGGCTACCTGCCTGCTGTTAACGGTTTAGAAAACCCAGCCGAGGTAAAAGCACTTATTAACAAGTACCATAATGGTAAAGGGCCGTATTACGTTGCCGAATGGTACCCGGGCTGGTTTGATAACTGGGGTAAGAAGCACGCCCGTGTTCCGGCCGAAAGGGCTGCTCAAAAACTTGACGATATTTTAGCTGCGGGTATATCCATTAACATGTATATGTTTCACGGCGGTACTACTCGTGATTTTATGAATGGTGCAAACATGAACGTTAATGACCCTTATTCGCCGCAAGTGTCAAGTTACGATTATGATGCCCCGCTGGATGAAGCAGGAAATCCTACCCCTAAATATTACAAGTTCAGGGAGGTAATATCCAGGTATTTGCCCAAAGGACAAACTTTACCGCCTGTTCCGGCTAATAAAACAGCTAAGGCCATTAACAATATTAAGTTAAGCGCTTACGCCAATGTTTTTAGTTATTTGCCCAAGGCTGTTACAAATGAAAGAACTTTAACCTTCGAGGATCTTAACCAGGCTTACGGCTTTGTATTGTACCGCACAAAGGTATCGTCGAAGGGGATGTTAAAATTAAAAGACTTGCGCGATTATGCCATTATTTATTTAAATGGAAAGCAGATTGCAACGCTCGATAGGCGGTTAAAACAAGATTCGGTTATGCTTGCTAATGTACCGGCAAACGCCACGCTTGATATTTTAGTAGAAAATAACGGCCGTATTAACTATGGCCCGTACCTGGCCGATAATCGCCATGGTATTACGAAAATGGCCAGTCTTAACGGCAAGGAGTTACTTAACTGGAATATGTACCGTTTGCCTTTTACTAACCTCAGCACGTTTAAGTATGCGGCTAAGCCATTCACGGCAACTGCACCGGGTTTATACAAAGGCACTTTTACCTTAACCACAACGGCAGATACCTATTTGGATATGCGGTCTTTTGGTAAAGGCTTTGTGTTTTTAAACGGACACAATTTGGGTAAGTACTGGCAAATTGGTCCGCAGCAAACGCTCTACGTACCCGCAGGATGGCTCAAAAAGGGCAAAAATGAAGTAATCGTTTTTGATGAACTTAAAAATGGCCACCGCATCTTAAATGCCATTGATCATGCTATTCTTGACCAAAACATAACTAACTGA